The following proteins are encoded in a genomic region of Thermovenabulum gondwanense:
- a CDS encoding ethanolamine ammonia-lyase subunit EutB — MQLKTKLFGRTYVFKSVKEVLAKASEEKSGDILAGIAAESNEERIAAKRVLSELTLEDLRKNPVIPYEEDEVTRVIDDGLSEGVYNKIKNMTVMELREYILSHKTTGEDIKRISPGLTAEMAAAVAKIMSNMDLVYAASKIKIITTARTTIGLPGTLSFRIQPNHPNDSVEGIMASIMEGLSYGSGDAVIGINPNEDTLENTIKLMNVTHDFIEEWAIPTQNCVLSHITTQMKAVEAGAKVDVFFQSIAGTERCNREFGITAKLLDEAFEMINKKGCAGGPNLMYFETGQGSELSLGAHLGADMQTLEARTYGFARRYKPFMVNNVSGFIGPETLYDGRQVIRASLEDHFMGKLLGLPMGMAPCYTNHMKADQNDQENAIMLLAMAGANYYMGVPGSDDCMLSYQDTSYHDDATLRELLGLRPAPEFERWLEEMGIMKDGKLTEIAGDPSIFFKIKPLGRR, encoded by the coding sequence TTGCAGTTGAAGACTAAACTTTTTGGAAGGACCTATGTGTTTAAAAGTGTAAAAGAGGTTCTTGCAAAGGCAAGTGAAGAGAAGTCGGGAGATATTTTAGCAGGTATCGCTGCAGAAAGCAATGAAGAAAGGATTGCAGCAAAAAGGGTTTTGAGCGAGCTTACCCTTGAAGATTTGAGAAAAAACCCTGTAATCCCCTATGAGGAAGATGAGGTTACAAGGGTAATCGATGATGGTCTTTCGGAGGGAGTGTATAACAAAATAAAAAACATGACAGTTATGGAGTTGAGAGAGTATATATTAAGCCATAAAACAACAGGAGAGGATATTAAAAGGATTTCTCCGGGTTTAACTGCAGAAATGGCTGCTGCAGTAGCTAAGATTATGTCAAATATGGACCTTGTGTATGCTGCAAGCAAAATTAAAATAATTACAACTGCACGCACAACAATTGGATTGCCAGGTACCCTTTCTTTTAGAATACAACCTAATCACCCTAACGATAGTGTTGAAGGGATAATGGCTTCTATCATGGAAGGACTATCTTATGGCTCAGGAGATGCGGTTATTGGTATAAACCCAAATGAAGATACTTTAGAAAATACAATAAAATTGATGAATGTTACTCACGATTTTATAGAAGAATGGGCTATTCCAACTCAAAACTGTGTTTTATCTCATATAACCACACAAATGAAAGCGGTAGAAGCGGGGGCAAAGGTAGACGTATTTTTTCAAAGTATTGCTGGAACAGAAAGATGCAATAGAGAGTTTGGGATTACAGCTAAGCTTTTAGATGAAGCTTTTGAAATGATTAATAAAAAGGGATGCGCAGGTGGACCTAATTTAATGTATTTTGAAACAGGGCAGGGCTCGGAGCTATCCCTTGGGGCTCACCTCGGCGCTGATATGCAGACTTTAGAAGCGAGAACATATGGTTTTGCAAGGAGATATAAGCCTTTTATGGTAAATAACGTTTCTGGTTTTATTGGGCCTGAAACATTATATGATGGAAGGCAGGTTATTAGAGCAAGCCTTGAAGATCATTTTATGGGGAAACTTTTAGGGTTACCGATGGGTATGGCTCCCTGCTATACTAACCACATGAAAGCGGATCAAAACGATCAGGAAAATGCCATAATGCTTTTAGCAATGGCTGGAGCAAACTACTATATGGGGGTACCGGGAAGCGATGACTGTATGTTAAGCTATCAGGATACCAGCTATCATGACGATGCAACTTTAAGAGAATTGTTGGGATTGCGCCCGGCTCCTGAATTTGAAAGATGGTTGGAAGAGATGGGCATAATGAAGGATGGAAAATTGACGGAAATAGCTGGTGATCCCTCAATATTCTTTAAAATAAAACCTTTGGGGAGGAGGTGA
- a CDS encoding BMC domain-containing protein: MSKAIGIVESTSIARGIEAADGMVKQAPVKLFIAKTICPGKFLILIGGDVEAVNSSVERGEGILGEFRVDSVVIPNVHENVLLALEGTSEIKYYDRQWALGVIETFSVTACIYAADAAVKAGGVQLIEVRPAVGLGGKSFVTMIGDVSAVESAVNAGRDKIKDEGMMLNFAVIPYISEDVLCKLI; encoded by the coding sequence ATGAGCAAGGCAATAGGAATAGTAGAGTCCACCAGTATTGCAAGAGGTATTGAGGCAGCGGACGGAATGGTAAAACAGGCACCCGTAAAATTATTTATAGCAAAAACCATATGCCCCGGGAAATTCTTAATTTTAATTGGAGGAGATGTAGAGGCTGTAAATAGTTCGGTTGAAAGAGGGGAAGGTATTCTTGGAGAATTTAGGGTCGACAGTGTTGTAATACCAAATGTGCATGAAAATGTTCTTTTAGCCCTTGAAGGGACTTCAGAAATAAAGTATTACGATAGGCAATGGGCACTTGGGGTGATAGAGACCTTTAGTGTGACAGCTTGTATTTATGCAGCGGATGCGGCTGTAAAAGCAGGTGGGGTGCAGCTGATAGAAGTGAGGCCTGCGGTTGGATTGGGAGGAAAATCTTTTGTAACAATGATAGGAGATGTCAGCGCTGTAGAATCGGCGGTAAATGCTGGAAGAGATAAAATAAAGGATGAAGGGATGATGCTAAACTTTGCAGTAATCCCATATATTTCTGAGGACGTTTTATGTAAGTTGATTTAA
- a CDS encoding 4Fe-4S dicluster domain-containing protein, giving the protein MELTKILKDKGVVGAGGAGFPTYAKLKREGIDYYIINGIECEPLLWVTKEILMRFPEKVVKGLKALKEYTNSKEAYIGVKGKYREILKGIEDVIVADGYNIKTFFAGDFYPAGDEQVLVYEITNKVVPPGGIPLMVGSVVNNVETVYNVYNALFEDKPVTEKFITIAGDVKKPVTVKVPIGIKVSSILEKLEIEYEDKVLIDGGPVMGKIISQDDVITKTSGGILVFEKSHPGVSKKILSIEQILRKARTCCIQCRYCTDQCPRYLLGHDLEPHKIMISLAFNLDDRFLKNALICSECGVCEIYSCPQGLSPRRVNQHLKSVFAKKGIKYSTDKKEFFARENRELRRIPTSRLKVKLGIEKYDKHPEFIDEKLKAGEVKILTKQHIGAKAVPVIQKGDRVKESDIVAKVDDNVLGANIHASITGIAVKVTEDFIVIKGEE; this is encoded by the coding sequence ATGGAATTGACGAAAATTTTAAAAGATAAAGGTGTTGTTGGAGCGGGAGGAGCAGGGTTTCCAACTTATGCAAAATTAAAAAGAGAAGGGATAGATTATTATATAATAAATGGCATCGAATGCGAACCCCTTTTATGGGTAACCAAAGAAATTTTGATGAGATTTCCGGAAAAGGTTGTAAAGGGTCTGAAAGCATTAAAGGAATACACCAATTCAAAAGAAGCCTATATTGGAGTTAAGGGCAAATACAGGGAGATTTTAAAAGGGATAGAAGATGTTATTGTTGCTGACGGCTATAATATAAAAACCTTTTTTGCCGGGGATTTCTATCCTGCTGGTGATGAACAGGTTCTGGTTTATGAGATAACCAATAAGGTAGTCCCCCCGGGCGGTATTCCGCTGATGGTTGGATCTGTAGTGAACAATGTTGAAACGGTTTACAACGTATATAATGCATTATTTGAAGATAAACCTGTTACTGAAAAATTTATTACAATTGCTGGTGATGTAAAAAAGCCTGTGACGGTAAAAGTTCCTATTGGAATAAAAGTAAGCAGTATTTTAGAAAAACTCGAGATTGAATATGAGGATAAGGTTTTGATAGATGGTGGCCCAGTAATGGGTAAAATTATATCACAGGATGATGTGATAACAAAAACCAGCGGAGGAATTTTGGTTTTTGAAAAAAGTCATCCTGGTGTTAGCAAAAAAATTCTTTCGATTGAACAAATTTTAAGAAAAGCACGTACCTGCTGCATCCAGTGCAGATACTGTACTGACCAATGCCCGAGATACCTTTTGGGCCATGATTTAGAACCTCACAAGATTATGATTTCCTTAGCCTTCAACTTGGACGATAGATTTTTAAAAAATGCGCTGATATGTTCGGAATGCGGAGTATGTGAGATATATTCTTGCCCACAGGGTTTATCTCCGAGAAGGGTAAATCAGCACTTAAAGAGTGTTTTTGCAAAAAAAGGCATAAAATACTCTACGGATAAAAAAGAGTTTTTTGCAAGGGAAAACAGAGAATTGAGGAGAATTCCAACATCGAGGCTTAAGGTAAAGCTGGGAATAGAAAAATATGATAAGCATCCGGAATTCATAGATGAAAAATTGAAAGCAGGTGAAGTAAAAATACTTACAAAGCAGCATATTGGAGCAAAAGCGGTACCGGTTATACAAAAAGGAGATAGAGTAAAGGAAAGCGACATTGTAGCAAAAGTAGACGACAATGTTCTGGGGGCTAATATCCACGCCAGCATTACAGGAATCGCAGTAAAAGTTACGGAAGATTTTATCGTAATAAAGGGGGAGGAATAG
- a CDS encoding EutN/CcmL family microcompartment protein, with protein MLIAKVIGNVWATRKEENMKGQKLLVVKQVDENKNPVGNAFVAVDNIGAGIGEYVIVTTGSSARKVSDEIIPIDAAVIGIVDSMEIE; from the coding sequence ATGTTAATAGCAAAGGTCATAGGAAATGTTTGGGCTACGAGGAAAGAAGAAAACATGAAAGGGCAAAAGCTTTTGGTGGTAAAGCAGGTGGATGAAAATAAAAATCCTGTGGGAAATGCTTTTGTGGCTGTTGATAATATAGGAGCGGGAATTGGTGAATATGTAATAGTAACTACGGGCAGCTCTGCAAGGAAGGTATCTGATGAGATTATTCCCATAGATGCTGCGGTAATAGGCATTGTTGATTCTATGGAAATAGAATAA
- a CDS encoding flavoprotein — protein sequence MEILKEEEQKYIDEIVKKIVSEVLKKVYEKEILEKEEKGNKEEKPEGILIVFTGGTGSLDSVLEGLKKLREKYKLFAVFSEASKQVLPIKEFKENIQFEEIVPQNLYKVINESKLVILPTLTQNTAAKIAYGIRDTIASEAAAVSIIAGKKILACEDSIPCNSMPEEYSKLIKSILQTLKNFGIRFCRAENIFDEVENINGSDEIVCKKKEKTAEKEKTEISMDLKLITGETIQKLYKEGIRKIILPNKCIITPSAKDMIKDYKITIEWMVK from the coding sequence ATGGAGATTTTGAAGGAAGAGGAACAAAAATATATTGATGAGATAGTTAAAAAGATTGTTTCTGAAGTATTGAAGAAGGTTTACGAAAAGGAAATATTAGAAAAGGAAGAAAAAGGCAATAAAGAAGAAAAACCAGAGGGTATATTGATTGTATTTACTGGTGGAACAGGTTCACTGGATTCTGTATTAGAGGGACTAAAAAAATTAAGGGAGAAATATAAACTTTTTGCGGTTTTTTCAGAGGCTTCAAAACAAGTATTACCTATAAAAGAGTTTAAAGAAAACATACAGTTTGAAGAAATAGTTCCCCAAAATTTGTATAAAGTTATTAACGAGTCTAAGCTTGTTATTCTTCCAACTTTGACCCAAAATACTGCAGCAAAAATCGCATACGGAATTAGAGATACTATTGCTTCAGAGGCTGCTGCTGTTTCTATAATAGCAGGTAAAAAAATTTTGGCTTGCGAAGACTCTATACCTTGTAATTCAATGCCTGAAGAATATTCTAAATTGATTAAAAGTATACTGCAGACATTAAAGAATTTTGGGATAAGGTTCTGTAGAGCAGAAAATATTTTTGATGAGGTAGAAAATATCAATGGTAGTGATGAGATAGTATGTAAAAAGAAGGAGAAAACAGCAGAAAAAGAAAAGACAGAAATTTCGATGGATTTAAAATTGATTACAGGAGAAACGATACAGAAACTATACAAAGAAGGTATTAGAAAGATTATTTTGCCGAATAAATGTATAATCACCCCTTCTGCTAAGGATATGATAAAGGATTATAAGATTACAATAGAGTGGATGGTGAAGTAA